Proteins co-encoded in one Bacillota bacterium genomic window:
- a CDS encoding methyltransferase domain-containing protein — protein MTPEEARMLVSKDFPFKEYIEHQREAELNIAITVLSYLKPGSKILDFGSGPCDKVAILQYLGFQCSACDDLQDEWHRESDNKEKIISFARNIGIDFRLIENEMIPFKDECYFDMIMIHHVLEHFHNSPRKVLTGLLRLAKSEGILFVTIPNAVNIRKRIAVMFGRTNMPRYEDYYWHGGYYRGHVREYVRDDLVKLSKYLDLEILELRGVDHMIQRLPSTIRPMYSFVTSIFPGWKDTWLLVAKKGIGWKHNKQLS, from the coding sequence GTGACGCCGGAAGAAGCAAGGATGCTCGTCAGCAAAGATTTCCCTTTCAAAGAATATATTGAGCATCAAAGAGAAGCAGAGTTGAATATTGCGATAACTGTGCTGAGCTATTTGAAACCAGGTTCTAAGATCTTAGATTTTGGTTCTGGGCCTTGTGATAAAGTAGCAATCCTTCAATACCTAGGTTTCCAATGTTCTGCTTGCGATGATTTACAAGATGAATGGCACAGAGAATCGGATAACAAAGAAAAGATAATTTCATTTGCAAGAAATATCGGTATTGATTTTAGATTAATAGAAAATGAGATGATTCCATTTAAGGATGAATGCTATTTCGATATGATAATGATCCATCATGTACTCGAACACTTCCATAATTCGCCACGGAAAGTTCTCACTGGTCTACTTAGGCTTGCCAAATCGGAGGGGATATTGTTCGTCACTATTCCTAATGCGGTAAATATCAGAAAGCGAATTGCTGTGATGTTCGGAAGAACTAATATGCCACGTTATGAAGATTATTATTGGCATGGTGGTTATTATAGAGGGCATGTTCGAGAGTATGTAAGAGACGATTTAGTCAAGCTCTCTAAATATCTTGACTTGGAAATATTAGAGCTTCGAGGAGTTGATCACATGATACAAAGACTGCCATCGACCATCAGGCCAATGTATTCATTCGTCACAAGCATTTTCCCAGGGTGGAAAGATACA